One window of the Camelina sativa cultivar DH55 chromosome 1, Cs, whole genome shotgun sequence genome contains the following:
- the LOC104776896 gene encoding uncharacterized protein LOC104776896, whose translation MLKHCFVSHNAASDLYFPFSNSRFNPASCRKKPPRLTSCVVNVGFQDIAEVIHNKVLIAAGTSAAIGQLSKPFTSVVLYGKKLDFRSVFQAGGFPSTHSSSVVAAATAIAFERGFADSIFGLTVVYASLIMYDAQGVRREVGKHAKVLNKLTANASRSEVMSLKGNKSNKVLQADEISEEVVPPLKESIGHTEVEVIAGALFGFLVTFSVYSLL comes from the exons ATGTTGAAGCACTGTTTTGTGTCTCATAACGCCGCCAGTGATCTCTATTTCcctttctccaactccagattCAACCCTGCAAGCTGCCGAAAGAAGCCACCTCGTCTCACCTCCTGCGTTGTCAATGTTGGATTCCAAGATATCGCTGAGGTCATCCACAACAAG GTACTCATAGCTGCTGGGACTTCCGCTGCGATTGGGCAGCTTTCAAAGCCCTTCACTTCTGTGGTTTTGTATGGGAAAAAATTGGACTTTAGAAGTGTCTTTCAAGCTGGAGGTTTCCCTTCAACACATTCATCT TCTGTTGTGGCTGCAGCAACTGCAATTGCTTTTGAAAG GGGGTTTGCTGATTCCATCTTTGGTCTAACTGTGGTTTATGCTAGCCTTATCATGTATGATGCCCAG GGGGTGAGGAGAGAAGTTGGGAAACATGCGAAAGTGTTGAACAAACTAACAGCAAATGCTAGTAGAAGTGAAGTGATGAGTTTAAAGGGGAACAAATCTAACAAGGTTTTACAAGCAGACGAGATCAGTGAGGAAGTTGTTCCACCATTGAAAGAATCAATAGGACACACTGAAGTTGAAGTCATAGCAGGGGCTTTGTTCGGTTTCTTAGTTACCTTCAGTGTTTATTCccttctgtaa
- the LOC104776921 gene encoding transcription repressor MYB6-like has translation MREKWEMKRDDMGHRCCGKHKVKRGLWSPEEDEKLLRYITTHGHPSWSSVPKLAGLQRCGKSCRLRWINYLRPDLKRGSINEEEEQIIIDVHRILGNKWAQIAKHLPGRTDNEVKNFWNSCIKKKLLSQGLDPSTHNLMPSHKRSSSSSSSNSNISKSKKTTSIMKNPTDLDQTTTAFSITNINPPTTTKPNRLKSPVRTLIPSQTMIPINDTMSSLLDDENMIPNWSNVDEMAIHHEAPMLPGDKSVVGVDDDDLNMDVLFNTPSSSAFDPDFATIFSSAMSIDFNPLDDLGWTF, from the exons ATGAGAGAGAAATGGGAAATGAAAAGAGATGATATGGGACATCGATGCTGCGGGAAACACAAAGTGAAAAGAGGGCTCTGGTCTCCAGAGGAAGACGAGAAGCTTCTTCGTTATATCACCACTCATGGGCATCCTAGTTGGAGTTCCGTTCCAAAGCTAGCCG GGTTGCAAAGATGTGGGAAGAGTTGTAGATTAAGGTGGATAAACTATCTGAGGCCTGATCTGAAGAGAGGCTCGATTAACGAAGAGGAAGAGCAAATCATAATCGATGTCCATCGAATTCTTGGTAACAAATGGGCTCAGATTGCAAAGCACTTACCTGGACGCACTGATAATGAAGTCAAGAACTTTTGGAACTCATGCATTAAGAAGAAACTTCTTTCTCAAGGCTTAGACCCTTCTACGCATAATCTTATGCCTTCACATaaaagatcttcttcttcctcttcttctaatAGTAATATTTCCAAGTCAAAAAAGACGACGTCCATCATGAAGAACCCTACTGATCTTGATCAAACAACCACTGCTTTTTCAATCACAAACATCAATCCTCCCACGACCACTAAACCAAACAGACTTAAATCTCCTGTTCGGACTTTAATCCCTTCTCAAACCATGATCCCTATCAACGATACCATGTCAAGTCTTTTGGATGATGAGAATATGATTCCTAACTGGTCAAATGTTGATGAAATGGCGATCCACCACGAAGCTCCGATGTTGCCGGGTGATAAGTCAGTAGTaggagttgatgatgatgatctcaaCATGGATGTTTTGTTTAatactccttcttcttctgcttttgaTCCTGATTTTGCTACCATTTTCTCCTCTGCAATGTCTATCGATTTCAACCCCTTGGATGATCTTGGCTGGACCTTTTAG
- the LOC104776865 gene encoding zinc finger CCCH domain-containing protein 37 isoform X2 — MAHRQLYSYALHQPSHAAAASAVSPAPPPQPPITALSSLYGSSSADHYYPDTTFRFLARDGSEALSNYNSGTLASSSAMYHHLPNTTASHLAYPQLLQHQEASSWPPGVEVPGAASAVEPLPPGVKRTSEALYYPTLLGAHNTIGQTEAWYTTDYFTKRPKLESTSHLPVYPQRAGEKDCTHYMQTRTCKFGDSCKFDHPIWVPEGGIPDWKEAPVVPNEEYPERPGEPDCPYYIKTQRCKYASRCKFNHPRAEAAASVENQDVLPERPSEPMCTFYMKTGKCKFGLTCKFHHPKDIQLPSSSQGNGSSEVLTSDPDATNNPHVTFTPALYHNSKGLPVRPGEADCPFYLKTGSCKYGATCRYNHPERTAFIPQAAGINYSLLSSNAANLNLGMVTPATSLYQTLSQPTLGAVSATYPQRPGQSECDYYMKTGECKFGERCRFHHPADRLNATAKQASQQPNVKLSLAGYPRREGALNCPYYMKTGTCKYGATCKFDHPPPGEVMAKTTSEADAAGATTDTTQ; from the exons ATGGCACATCGTCAATTGTATAGCTACGCTCTTCATCAACCTTCCCACGCTGCTGCTGCCTCTGCCGTATCTCCAGCTCCTCCGCCGCAACCGCCAATTACTGCTCTTTCCTCTCTCTACGGTTCCTCCTCTGCTGACCATTATTATCCAGATACCACGTTTCGTTTCTTAGCTCGTGACGGATCCGAAGCTTTGAGCAACTACAATTCAGGGACTCTTGCATCGTCTTCCGCTATGTATCACCATCTGCCTAACACGACGGCATCGCATTTGGCGTATCCGCAACTGCTTCAGCATCAGGAAGCTTCTTCTTGGCCGCCTGGTGTCGAGGTTCCAGGTGCTGCTTCTGCCGTCGAGCCTCTTCCTCCTGGTGTCAAACGCACCTCTGAAG CGCTCTACTATCCGACTCTGTTGGGTGCCCATAATACAATTGGTCAAACCGAAGCTTGGTATACTACAGACTATTTTACCAAGCGCCCTAAGTTGGAGAGTACGAGCCATTTGCCTGTATATCCACAGAGGGCAGGGGAGAAGGATTGTACCCACTATATGCAAACAAGAACATGTAAATTTGGAGATAGCTGCAAGTTTGATCATCCTATTTGGGTTCCTGAGGGCGGAATCCCAGATTGGAAAGAG GCACCAGTTGTACCAAATGAAGAGTACCCTGAGAGACCAGGAGAACCAGATTGTCCT TACTATATAAAAACACAACGCTGCAAATATGCTTCAAGGTGCAAGTTTAATCATCCGAGAGCTGAGGCTGCA GCTAGTGTTGAGAATCAAGATGTGTTGCCTGAGAGGCCTTCTGAACCTATGTGCACA TTCTACATGAAGACTGGAAAATGTAAATTTGGTTTAACATGCAAGTTCCACCATCCAAAGGATATCCAGCTGCCATCATCTAGTCAAGGTAATGGTAGCAGTGAGGTGTTAACCAGTGATCCTGATGCCACAAACAATCCGCATGTCACATTTACCCCAGCGTTGTATCACAACTCGAAAGGACTACCTGTTAGACCG GGGGAAGCGGACTGTCCATTCTATCTCAAAACTGGAAG CTGCAAGTATGGCGCCACTTGTCGCTACAATCACCCTGAGAGGACTG CATTCATCCCCCAAGCTGCTGGGATAAACTATTCTCTACTTTCGTCGAACGCTGCGAATTTAAACCTTGGGATGGTTACACCAGCTACCTCCCTCTATCAGACTTTGTCTCAACCCACG CTTGGAGCGGTTTCAGCAACTTATCCCCAAAGACCTGGACAATCAGAATGTGAC TACTACATGAAGACAGGGGAGTGCAAGTTTGGAGAGAGATGCAGGTTCCATCACCCAGCAGATAGGTTAAATGCAACGGCCAAACAAGCTTCTCAACAACCGAATGTAAAGCTGAGCCTTGCAGGGTATCCCAGAAGAGAG GGTGCGCTTAATTGCCCTTATTACATGAAGACAGGGACTTGCAAATACGGGGCAACATGCAAGTTTGACCATCCTCCTCCGGGTGAGGTGATGGCTAAGACCACTTCAGAAGCTGATGCTGCTGGAGCAACAACAGACACTACTCAATGA
- the LOC104776915 gene encoding uncharacterized protein LOC104776915, with product MSNTEAISLAKRGMLPPSNCNRLMDRSESLKRDSVMSNNGAAKTRGSLERKKSKSFKEGESYSSWLITEAPGSIAAVRREQVAAQQALRKLKIAHYGRSKSTINFTSSKVVPLLNPNPNPHPQRCSFLTPTSDPIYVAYHDEEWGVPVHDDKMLFELLTLSGAQVGSDWTSTLRKRQDYRKAFMEFEAEAVAKLTEKEMSAISIEYKLEMSKVRGVVENATKIVEIKKAFGSLGKYLWGFVNHKPISTNYKIGHKIPVKTSKSESISKDMVRRGFRFVGPTVVHSFMQAAGLTNDHLLTCCRHNPCNILANNP from the exons ATGAGCAATACGGAGGCAATAAGTTTGGCCAAAAGAGGAATGTTGCCGCCAAGTAATTGCAATCGTCTAATGGACCGCTCTGAGTCCCTCAAGAGGGACAGTGTGATGAGCAATAATGGTGCAGCCAAAACGAGAGGAAGCTTAGAGCGCAAGAAATCAAAGAGTTTTAAGGAAGGAGAGAGCTATTCTTCCTGGCTCATAACGGAGGCTCCTGGAAGTATAGCTGCCGTGAGGAGGGAGCAAGTGGCGGCACAACAAGCCCTAAGGAAACTAAAGATTGCTCATTACGGCAGATCCAAATCAACCATTAATTTTACTTCTTCTAAAGTCGTCCCTCTTcttaaccctaaccctaaccctcaTCCTCAGAGGTGCAGCTTCCTCACCCCCACTTCTG ATCCTATTTACGTGGCCTACCATGATGAAGAATGGGGAGTTCCAGTTCATGATGACAA GATGTTGTTCGAACTGCTGACCCTCAGCGGGGCACAAGTAGGCTCCGACTGGACTTCAACCTTAAGAAAACGCCAAGACTACAGGAAGGCGTTTATGGAGTTTGAGGCGGAAGCGGTTGCCAAACTCACCGAGAAAGAGATGAGTGCAATAAGCATCGAATACAAATTAGAGATGAGCAAAGTGAGAGGTGTTGTGGAGAACGCTACAAAGATCGTAGAGATCAAGAAAGCGTTCGGGTCACTAGGGAAGTACCTTTGGGGATTTGTGAACCACAAGCCTATCTCCACAAACTACAAGATTGGACACAAAATTCCGGTTAAGACATCGAAGTCTGAGAGCATCAGCAAAGACATGGTTCGTCGAGGCTTCCGGTTTGTTGGTCCAACTGTGGTTCACTCATTCATGCAAGCCGCTGGTCTTACTAACGACCACTTGCTCACTTGCTGTCGCCACAATCCTTGCAATATCCTCGCAAACAATccctaa
- the LOC104776905 gene encoding aspartic proteinase nepenthesin-2-like, protein MYINTLFWKQNPKGAKTRRRKEKKMQRNKKSLVLSCLITTTMLLLIAAVDSTKDTSVRLELAHRETLWPNPLSRIEDITGADHKRHSLISQKRMYKGGVKMPLGSGIDYRTAQYFTEIRVGTPAKKFRVVVDTGSELTWVNCRYRGRGKGKAENRRVFRAEESKSFRTVGCSTQTCKVDLMNLFSLSTCPTPSTPCSYDYRYAEGSAQGVFAKETITVGLTSGRKARLHGLLIGCSSSFSGQSFTGADGVLGLAYSDFSFTSTATSLFGAKFSYCLVDHLSHKNVSNYLIFGSSSSATKNAPGRTTPLDLSVIPPFYAINVIGISLGDDMLNIPAKVWDATAGGGTILDSGTSLTLLSEAAYKPVVTGLARYLVELKRVKPEGVPIEYCFSSKAGFNESKLPQLTFHMKGGARFEPHRKSYLVDAAPGVKCLGFMSAGTPATNVVGNIMQQNYLWEFDLKASTLSFAPSSCT, encoded by the exons ATGTATATAAATACTCTGTTTTGGAAACAGAACCCAAAAGGGGCAAAAACAAGaagacgaaaagaaaaaaaaatgcagagaaACAAGAAGAGCCTAGTGCTCTCCTGTCTCATCACCACGACGATGCTCCTCCTAATCGCCGCCGTAGATTCCACTAAAGACACGTCGGTGCGGCTCGAATTAGCGCACCGAGAGACTCTCTGGCCAAATCCTCTCAGCCGCATTGAGGACATTACCGGCGCCGACCATAAGCGTCACAGTTTGATATCTCAGAAGCGTATGTACAAAGGAGGAGTTAAAATGCCTCTGGGATCAGGGATTGATTACAGAACGGCGCAGTACTTCACGGAGATAAGGGTCGGTACTCCGGCAAAGAAGTTCAGAGTGGTGGTTGATACAGGGAGCGAGCTCACTTGGGTGAATTGTAGGTACCGTGGGAGAGGCAAAGGTAAAGCTGAGAATCGTAGAGTGTTTAGAGCTGAAGAGTCTAAGAGTTTTAGAACAGTTGGATGCTCTACTCAGACTTGTAAAGTTGATTTGATGAATCTTTTCTCACTTTCTACTTGTCCCACTCCTTCAACTCCTTGCTCCTACGATTACAG ATATGCGGAAGGGTCGGCACAAGGTGTATTCGCAAAAGAGACAATCACTGTTGGTCTAACTAGTGGTCGTAAGGCTAGACTCCACGGTCTCCTCATCGGTTGCAGTAGCTCCTTTAGTGGACAGAGCTTTACCGGAGCTGATGGGGTTCTTGGTTTAGCCTATAGTGATTTCTCCTTCACTTCCACAGCCACTAGTCTCTTCGGTGCCAAATTCTCTTACTGCCTCGTTGATCATCTCTCACACAAAAACGTCTCTAATTATCTCATCTTTGGCTCTTCCTCCTCTGCCACCAAAAACGCCCCCGGACGAACCACCCCGCTTGATCTTAGTGTCATTCCACCCTTCTACGCGATCAACGTCATAGGAATCTCCCTCGGAGACGACATGCTCAATATCCCCGCGAAAGTGTGGGACGCAACAGCCGGTGGTGGGACTATCTTGGACTCAGGAACTAGCCTCACGTTATTGTCTGAAGCCGCGTATAAACCGGTGGTTACAGGGCTCGCACGTTACCTTGTTGAGTTGAAAAGAGTCAAACCAGAAGGAGTACCGATTGAGTATTGTTTTAGTTCCAAGGCCGGGTTCAACGAGAGCAAGCTACCGCAACTGACGTTTCATATGAAGGGTGGTGCACGTTTTGAGCCGCATCGTAAAAGCTACCTAGTAGATGCTGCGCCTGGAGTCaagtgtttagggtttatgtcGGCGGGAACGCCGGCGACTAATGTGGTTGGGAATATAATGCAGCAGAATTATTTGTGGGAGTTTGATCTTAAGGCCTCAACTTTGTCTTTTGCTCCCTCTTCTTGCACGTAG
- the LOC104776865 gene encoding zinc finger CCCH domain-containing protein 37 isoform X1 produces the protein MAHRQLYSYALHQPSHAAAASAVSPAPPPQPPITALSSLYGSSSADHYYPDTTFRFLARDGSEALSNYNSGTLASSSAMYHHLPNTTASHLAYPQLLQHQEASSWPPGVEVPGAASAVEPLPPGVKRTSEALYYPTLLGAHNTIGQTEAWYTTDYFTKRPKLESTSHLPVYPQRAGEKDCTHYMQTRTCKFGDSCKFDHPIWVPEGGIPDWKEAPVVPNEEYPERPGEPDCPYYIKTQRCKYASRCKFNHPRAEAAASVENQDVLPERPSEPMCTFYMKTGKCKFGLTCKFHHPKDIQLPSSSQGNGSSEVLTSDPDATNNPHVTFTPALYHNSKGLPVRPLLQGEADCPFYLKTGSCKYGATCRYNHPERTAFIPQAAGINYSLLSSNAANLNLGMVTPATSLYQTLSQPTLGAVSATYPQRPGQSECDYYMKTGECKFGERCRFHHPADRLNATAKQASQQPNVKLSLAGYPRREGALNCPYYMKTGTCKYGATCKFDHPPPGEVMAKTTSEADAAGATTDTTQ, from the exons ATGGCACATCGTCAATTGTATAGCTACGCTCTTCATCAACCTTCCCACGCTGCTGCTGCCTCTGCCGTATCTCCAGCTCCTCCGCCGCAACCGCCAATTACTGCTCTTTCCTCTCTCTACGGTTCCTCCTCTGCTGACCATTATTATCCAGATACCACGTTTCGTTTCTTAGCTCGTGACGGATCCGAAGCTTTGAGCAACTACAATTCAGGGACTCTTGCATCGTCTTCCGCTATGTATCACCATCTGCCTAACACGACGGCATCGCATTTGGCGTATCCGCAACTGCTTCAGCATCAGGAAGCTTCTTCTTGGCCGCCTGGTGTCGAGGTTCCAGGTGCTGCTTCTGCCGTCGAGCCTCTTCCTCCTGGTGTCAAACGCACCTCTGAAG CGCTCTACTATCCGACTCTGTTGGGTGCCCATAATACAATTGGTCAAACCGAAGCTTGGTATACTACAGACTATTTTACCAAGCGCCCTAAGTTGGAGAGTACGAGCCATTTGCCTGTATATCCACAGAGGGCAGGGGAGAAGGATTGTACCCACTATATGCAAACAAGAACATGTAAATTTGGAGATAGCTGCAAGTTTGATCATCCTATTTGGGTTCCTGAGGGCGGAATCCCAGATTGGAAAGAG GCACCAGTTGTACCAAATGAAGAGTACCCTGAGAGACCAGGAGAACCAGATTGTCCT TACTATATAAAAACACAACGCTGCAAATATGCTTCAAGGTGCAAGTTTAATCATCCGAGAGCTGAGGCTGCA GCTAGTGTTGAGAATCAAGATGTGTTGCCTGAGAGGCCTTCTGAACCTATGTGCACA TTCTACATGAAGACTGGAAAATGTAAATTTGGTTTAACATGCAAGTTCCACCATCCAAAGGATATCCAGCTGCCATCATCTAGTCAAGGTAATGGTAGCAGTGAGGTGTTAACCAGTGATCCTGATGCCACAAACAATCCGCATGTCACATTTACCCCAGCGTTGTATCACAACTCGAAAGGACTACCTGTTAGACCG CTTTTGCAGGGGGAAGCGGACTGTCCATTCTATCTCAAAACTGGAAG CTGCAAGTATGGCGCCACTTGTCGCTACAATCACCCTGAGAGGACTG CATTCATCCCCCAAGCTGCTGGGATAAACTATTCTCTACTTTCGTCGAACGCTGCGAATTTAAACCTTGGGATGGTTACACCAGCTACCTCCCTCTATCAGACTTTGTCTCAACCCACG CTTGGAGCGGTTTCAGCAACTTATCCCCAAAGACCTGGACAATCAGAATGTGAC TACTACATGAAGACAGGGGAGTGCAAGTTTGGAGAGAGATGCAGGTTCCATCACCCAGCAGATAGGTTAAATGCAACGGCCAAACAAGCTTCTCAACAACCGAATGTAAAGCTGAGCCTTGCAGGGTATCCCAGAAGAGAG GGTGCGCTTAATTGCCCTTATTACATGAAGACAGGGACTTGCAAATACGGGGCAACATGCAAGTTTGACCATCCTCCTCCGGGTGAGGTGATGGCTAAGACCACTTCAGAAGCTGATGCTGCTGGAGCAACAACAGACACTACTCAATGA
- the LOC104776884 gene encoding serine/threonine-protein kinase AGC1-5-like produces MDLASKKNTANVGSKEIEPNVKPKSPRANLSPFSLKLGDNVPRNPHLDPKKMDPLVKHQPAKSHEPPPTATRAANNEGDLKHNTYSSDGDSLPMRKNPLKNLHYDPKKIVPLTTPEIQSPSGRNHHHPRTKSPDNKRAPRNNADYTYGDNSVGPSATLFKPHTGGDVRWDAINSVASRGPQIGLDNFRLLKRLGYGDIGSVYLADLRGTNAVFAMKVMDKASLASRNKLLRAQTEREILSLLDHPFLPTLYSYFETDKFYCLVMEFCSGGNLHSLRQKQPSRRFTEEAARFYASEVLLALEYLHMLGIVYRDLKPENILVRDEGHIMLSDFDLSLRCTFNPTLVKSSSVCSGGGAILNEEFAVNGCMHPSAFLPRLLPSKKTRKAKSDSGLGGLSMPELMAEPTDVRSMSFVGTHEYLAPEIIRGEGHGSAVDWWTFGIFLYELLHGTTPFKGQGNRATLHNVVGQPLKFPDSPHVSSAARDLIRGLLVKDPHRRIAYTRGATEIKQHPFFEGVNWALVRSASPPHIPDPVDLGPYTASKGKAKNHGVGDHGNSIKPEPLVTCAAGPTDDTAYIDFEYF; encoded by the exons ATGGACTTAGCTTCCAAGAAGAACACAGCTAATGTCGGCTCCAAGGAGATTGAACCAAACGTAAAACCTAAGTCGCCTCGTGCAAACCTCTCTCCATTTTCACTTAAACTAGGAGACAATGTTCCCAGGAACCCTCATTTAGATCCCAAGAAGATGGATCCTCTTGTCAAACATCAACCAGCAAAGTCTCATGAACCTCCTCCCACTGCAACGAGAGCTGCCAACAACGAGGGTGATTTAAAGCATAATACCTATTCGAGCGATGGTGATAGCTTACCTATGCGGAAGAATCCTCTTAAAAATCTTCATTATGATCCCAAGAAGATTGTTCCTTTAACCACCCCTGAGATACAATCACCAAGCGGCAGAAATCATCACCACCCTAGGACCAAGTCCCCAGACAACAAGAGAGCCCCTAGAAATAATGCCGACTATACCTATGGTGATAACTCGGTCGGTCCATCAGCTACACTTTTCAAGCCTCACACGGGAGGGGACGTCAGATGGGATGCCATTAACTCAGTCGCTTCAAGAGGTCCTCAAATAGGTCTTGACAATTTCAGGCTTCTGAAACGTCTAGGGTATGGGGACATAGGCAGCGTTTATCTTGCGGACCTGCGAGGGACAAATGCAGTTTTTGCGATGAAGGTGATGGATAAGGCCTCCTTGGCTAGCAGAAACAAGTTACTGAGGGCTCAGACCGAAAGAGAAATCCTATCTTTGCTTGATCATCCTTTCTTACCGACACTCTATTCTTACTTTGAGACCGATAAATTTTACTGTCTGGTCATGGAGTTCTGCAGCGGCGGAAATCTCCATTCTCTCAGACAGAAGCAGCCCAGCAGGCGTTTCACAGAAGAAGCAGCGag GTTCTACGCGTCTGAAGTGCTATTGGCTTTGGAATATCTACACATGCTGGGGATTGTGTACAGAGACTTAAAGCCAGAGAACATCCTTGTTCGAGATGAAGGCCACATAATGCTCTCTGACTTCGACCTTTCCCTCCGTTGCACTTTTAATCCAACCCTCGTTAAGTCTTCCTCAGTCTGCAGCGGGGGAGGTGCTATCCTCAACGAGGAGTTTGCCGTCAATGGCTGCATGCATCCATCTGCCTTTCTTCCCCGCCTCCTCCCTTCCAAGAAAACCCGTAAAGCCAAATCCGACTCTGGCCTTGGTGGCCTCTCTATGCCAGAGCTCATGGCAGAGCCAACAGATGTGCGGTCAATGTCCTTTGTGGGCACACACGAGTACCTTGCTCCAGAAATCATACGTGGCGAAGGACATGGCAGTGCCGTGGACTGGTGGACATTTGGGATCTTCCTCTATGAGCTTCTCCATGGGACCACCCCGTTCAAGGGGCAGGGAAACAGAGCCACGCTGCACAACGTGGTGGGTCAGCCACTGAAGTTCCCGGATAGCCCGCATGTGAGCTCAGCGGCACGTGATCTCATCCGTGGACTTCTAGTGAAGGATCCTCACAGAAGGATTGCTTACACGCGGGGAGCCACAGAGATAAAGCAACACCCTTTCTTTGAAGGAGTGAATTGGGCTCTGGTGCGCAGTGCTTCCCCTCCTCACATTCCTGATCCTGTTGACTTGGGACCATACACTGCCTCTAAAGGGAAGGCCAAGAACCATGGAGTTGGTGATCATGGTAACTCAATTAAGCCTGAGCCTCTGGTCACCTGTGCTGCTGGTCCAACCGATGATACGGCATATATAGATTTCGAATACTTTTAG